The following is a genomic window from Coprobacter tertius.
ATAACTTCATTGTTCATGGGGCGTAATTCAGAATAGTTCTAAATATGGTATTTTTACCTCAATAAATTTTTGTATATGGTAAAAATACCATATATTTGTGCTGTTCTTAAATGGAAGGCAGCACAGGTCGTTTAGCAAATTGAGACTGGAAAGTTAAGTAAATTCGCCGTAAAAATGAAATTTAATAACAAAAATATATTTATACGAATCGGGTAGGATTTTTTCGGATATATAAAGTAATAATCAGGAGGCAATGGCGATTGCGTTATTTGGGAAAAAGAAAAAGAACTATCGGATCATGTAAATTAAAGCATATAAAGGGAGGGGAATAATAATGATAAAAATTACAGCCAGGCAGTTGGCATTATTAAGTGCAGCCGAGTTTATGTCGCATTTTGACTATAATGACCTTACAGGGTTGGCGTATCGAGGTGATTACGAACCTGTACTTGAAGGGATGCGGTTTTTGTTAACGGCAGAATTTATATTTACGAAGGACGGAAGCAGGGTCGTGGATTTTAGTTTCGGTTTGCGGGAGATAGAACGGGATGAGAAAGTGGAAATAACAGGCTCTGTAAACGAGGGTAAAAAATTGACTTTACGACTGATTAATGCTTATCTTAAGAATTATAATGTGTATGTGTGTGACCGGTGAGAAATTGCCGGAATGGTAAAGATGAACAGAGGCCCGTCTGATTATACCGGACGGGCCTGTTTTTATTAAAATATTCCGTATAATGGAGTGTTACTTGTAATATCGTTTTTAAAAAATGAAATTATTTTCAATCTCAATGATGATGTTCCGCTTCTATTGCTTCGGCTTGTGTTTTATGGATAGTGCCGTGCGGATGTTCGGCTGGGGCGTATATCGAGTATAATTTGAGGGGTTTATCTCCTGTATTTACGATGTTATGCCATTTCCCGGCAGAAACAAATACTGCATTATCGGCTTTAACGGTTTGGACGAAATCGAGGTTATCTTCTGCATCTCCCATCATTACTCGTCCTTCTCCTTCTTCGATACGTAGAAACTGATCGATATTAGGATGTAATTCGAGGCCTATGTCTCCTCCGACAGGAATACTCATTAATGTAACCTGTAAATTCGAGCCGGTCCATAATACTGTTCTGAAATTATTATTGTTTAATGTGTAAGATTCGATATCGAGTACCGTCGGTTTATTTCCATAGTCTTTTAAGACAATGGTTGTATCTTTTGTATTGTTTTTTTCTGACTGTAGTGAAGCACCGTTTTTATTTTGTGAGTTGCAGGAAAACAGGGTAATAGTTGTAATAGCGATAATTCCTATCGGATAATGTTTCTTTACGCTCATAGGTAATAAAAATTTAAATGTTCGAATGATAAATATACAAATTTATTTGATTTGTTTTGCCATTCGGCTCTAAAATTGCTGGAATTATCTATTTCGAGCATAAAGTTATTTTTTGAAATTGGAATTTATTATAATATCTTCTTACCTATAAAAAAACTTCCTACTTTATAGGAAGCTTTTTACTAAATTTTATTTGTTAACAGAAGCCATGTAGTCTATCAGGTCGAGAATTTTTGTACTATAACCGATTTCATTATCGTACCAAGAGATTACTTTAACGAAGGTATCGGTAAGAGAGAGACCTGCTTTTACATCGAAAATGGAAGTGCGAGGGTCTCCGAGAAAATCAGAAGAGACTACATCTTTATCAGTGTATCCGAGAATTCCTTTCAGCTCGCCTTCAGATGCTTCTTTCATGGCTTTACATATTTCGTCATAGCTTGCGGGTTTAGCCAATTTTACA
Proteins encoded in this region:
- a CDS encoding cupin domain-containing protein, encoding MSVKKHYPIGIIAITTITLFSCNSQNKNGASLQSEKNNTKDTTIVLKDYGNKPTVLDIESYTLNNNNFRTVLWTGSNLQVTLMSIPVGGDIGLELHPNIDQFLRIEEGEGRVMMGDAEDNLDFVQTVKADNAVFVSAGKWHNIVNTGDKPLKLYSIYAPAEHPHGTIHKTQAEAIEAEHHH